The Bacteroidales bacterium genomic interval CAATAATTTGAAGCCCGTCCTTTAATATATACATCCCTATGAGATTCATGCAATGCCTTTTGATTGTTCTGTTTTTTATGCCTGTGCTGTCAAAAGCCCAGGGTATTCCTGATAACGAGCATGATTACCTGATCACCCTTTCCACAGATTCCGGGGAAATTAAAATGGTGTTGTACGACGAAACCCCAATGCATAAGATGAATTTTGCAGAGCTTGCTGAAGCCGGAGTTTACGACAACATTACTTTTCACAGGGTAATCGATAACTTTATGATTCAAACCGGCGATCCCGATACCCGCAATAAAACCCGGAACTATGATCCTTCCATTATTCAGGAAAATATTCCG includes:
- a CDS encoding peptidylprolyl isomerase, with protein sequence MRFMQCLLIVLFFMPVLSKAQGIPDNEHDYLITLSTDSGEIKMVLYDETPMHKMNFAELAEAGVYDNITFHRVIDNFMIQTGDPDTRNKTRNYDPSIIQENIPAEIRPQYGHIYGAVGAARRSDSPGMASSGSQFYIIENTNGAEHLDKKYTVFGQVVSGFRTVHKIAGTSTDESDTPKKDIRMTVKVDTVERSEIEKFYDYDY